The Andrena cerasifolii isolate SP2316 chromosome 15, iyAndCera1_principal, whole genome shotgun sequence genome includes a window with the following:
- the Twf gene encoding twinfilin actin binding protein isoform X1, producing the protein MSHQTGIKANDALKKLFAKCRDGKIRVLKVSIDNEELAPAASAKPVSKWQDDYDRMIKPLIVENQPAYILYRLDTKSPDSGYDWLFISWSPDTAPVRQKMLYASTKATLKQEFGTASIKEELHGTVPEDITLDGYHKYKRNDAAPAPLTTAEEELAELKKSTVTTDYSVETRHQTLSGVAFPVTDEAKQAITELGKGIHEYVQLKIDLEEEKIHLVTACDISLDKLPTKVPSDSARYHLYNFKHTHEGDYMECIVFIYSMPGYSCSIKERMLYSSCKAPLLDLIHSLEVGITKKLEIEDGRELTEDYLQEELHPKISLHQPKFAKPKGPPGRGAKRLTKVQDLGTSEQES; encoded by the exons ATGTCACACCAGACGGGAATCAAAG CTAACGACGCCCTCAAGAAGCTCTTCGCCAAGTGCCGCGACGGGAAAATAAGGGTACTGAAGGTCTCGATAGACAACG AGGAGCTGGCGCCCGCCGCCTCTGCGAAGCCGGTGAGCAAGTGGCAAGACGACTACGACAGAATGATCAAGCCGCTGATCGTGGAGAACCAGCCGGCGTACATTCTCTACCGCCTCGATACCAAGTCTCCGGACTCCGGTTACGACTGGCTGTTCATCTCGTGGTCGCCCGACACTGCGCCCGTCAGGCAGAAGATGCTCTACGCCTCGACTAAAGCTACTCTCAAGCAGGAGTTCGGGACGGCGTCTATAAAGGAAGAGCTGCACGGCACGGTGCCCGAGGACATAACGCTGGATGGCTACCACAAGTATAAAAGGAACGACGCCGCTCCCGCGCCTCTGACTACCGCGGAAGAAGAATTGGCGGAGCTTAAGAAAAGCACCGTCACCACGGACTACAGCGTCGAAACACGTCACCAGACGCTGAGCGGCGTCGCGTTCCCGGTGACCGACGAGGCCAAGCAAGCGATCACGGAGCTCGGTAAAGGGATACACGAGTACGTTCAGCTGAAGATCGATTTGGAGGAGGAGAAGATACATTTAGTCACTGCTTGCGATATCTCCTTGGACAAACTGCCGACGAAAGTTCCCTCGGACTCTGCCAGATACCATCTTTATAATTTTAAGCACACCCACGAAGGGGATTACATGGAATGTATAG TTTTTATATATAGTATGCCAGGATATAGCTGTAGCATCAAAGAGAGAATGTTGTATTCGTCGTGTAAAGCGCCGCTTCTAGACCTCATTCACTCGCTCGAAGTGGGCATAACGAAAAAA CTTGAGATAGAGGACGGAAGAGAACTAACTGAGGATTATTTGCAAGAGGAGTTGCACCCAAAAATCAGTTTACATCAGCCAAAATTTGCAAAGCCTAAGGGTCCACCAGGCAGGGGCGCAAAACGCTTAACCAAGGTTCAAGATTTAGGAACTTCGGAACAAGAGAGTTaa
- the Twf gene encoding twinfilin actin binding protein isoform X3, giving the protein MIKPLIVENQPAYILYRLDTKSPDSGYDWLFISWSPDTAPVRQKMLYASTKATLKQEFGTASIKEELHGTVPEDITLDGYHKYKRNDAAPAPLTTAEEELAELKKSTVTTDYSVETRHQTLSGVAFPVTDEAKQAITELGKGIHEYVQLKIDLEEEKIHLVTACDISLDKLPTKVPSDSARYHLYNFKHTHEGDYMECIVFIYSMPGYSCSIKERMLYSSCKAPLLDLIHSLEVGITKKLEIEDGRELTEDYLQEELHPKISLHQPKFAKPKGPPGRGAKRLTKVQDLGTSEQES; this is encoded by the exons ATGATCAAGCCGCTGATCGTGGAGAACCAGCCGGCGTACATTCTCTACCGCCTCGATACCAAGTCTCCGGACTCCGGTTACGACTGGCTGTTCATCTCGTGGTCGCCCGACACTGCGCCCGTCAGGCAGAAGATGCTCTACGCCTCGACTAAAGCTACTCTCAAGCAGGAGTTCGGGACGGCGTCTATAAAGGAAGAGCTGCACGGCACGGTGCCCGAGGACATAACGCTGGATGGCTACCACAAGTATAAAAGGAACGACGCCGCTCCCGCGCCTCTGACTACCGCGGAAGAAGAATTGGCGGAGCTTAAGAAAAGCACCGTCACCACGGACTACAGCGTCGAAACACGTCACCAGACGCTGAGCGGCGTCGCGTTCCCGGTGACCGACGAGGCCAAGCAAGCGATCACGGAGCTCGGTAAAGGGATACACGAGTACGTTCAGCTGAAGATCGATTTGGAGGAGGAGAAGATACATTTAGTCACTGCTTGCGATATCTCCTTGGACAAACTGCCGACGAAAGTTCCCTCGGACTCTGCCAGATACCATCTTTATAATTTTAAGCACACCCACGAAGGGGATTACATGGAATGTATAG TTTTTATATATAGTATGCCAGGATATAGCTGTAGCATCAAAGAGAGAATGTTGTATTCGTCGTGTAAAGCGCCGCTTCTAGACCTCATTCACTCGCTCGAAGTGGGCATAACGAAAAAA CTTGAGATAGAGGACGGAAGAGAACTAACTGAGGATTATTTGCAAGAGGAGTTGCACCCAAAAATCAGTTTACATCAGCCAAAATTTGCAAAGCCTAAGGGTCCACCAGGCAGGGGCGCAAAACGCTTAACCAAGGTTCAAGATTTAGGAACTTCGGAACAAGAGAGTTaa
- the Twf gene encoding twinfilin actin binding protein isoform X2 yields the protein MSHQTGIKANDALKKLFAKCRDGKIRVLKVSIDNEELAPAASAKPVSKWQDDYDRMIKPLIVENQPAYILYRLDTKSPDSGYDWLFISWSPDTAPVRQKMLYASTKATLKQEFGTASIKEELHGTVPEDITLDGYHKYKRNDAAPAPLTTAEEELAELKKSTVTTDYSVETRHQTLSGVAFPVTDEAKQAITELGKGIHEYVQLKIDLEEEKIHLVTACDISLDKLPTKVPSDSARYHLYNFKHTHEGDYMECIVFIYSMPGYSCSIKERMLYSSCKAPLLDLIHSLEVGITKKLEVNSGEELADMLEDPPTVKETAAITPATPSTPYAPTQSIPEKKSKEKRSCVLS from the exons ATGTCACACCAGACGGGAATCAAAG CTAACGACGCCCTCAAGAAGCTCTTCGCCAAGTGCCGCGACGGGAAAATAAGGGTACTGAAGGTCTCGATAGACAACG AGGAGCTGGCGCCCGCCGCCTCTGCGAAGCCGGTGAGCAAGTGGCAAGACGACTACGACAGAATGATCAAGCCGCTGATCGTGGAGAACCAGCCGGCGTACATTCTCTACCGCCTCGATACCAAGTCTCCGGACTCCGGTTACGACTGGCTGTTCATCTCGTGGTCGCCCGACACTGCGCCCGTCAGGCAGAAGATGCTCTACGCCTCGACTAAAGCTACTCTCAAGCAGGAGTTCGGGACGGCGTCTATAAAGGAAGAGCTGCACGGCACGGTGCCCGAGGACATAACGCTGGATGGCTACCACAAGTATAAAAGGAACGACGCCGCTCCCGCGCCTCTGACTACCGCGGAAGAAGAATTGGCGGAGCTTAAGAAAAGCACCGTCACCACGGACTACAGCGTCGAAACACGTCACCAGACGCTGAGCGGCGTCGCGTTCCCGGTGACCGACGAGGCCAAGCAAGCGATCACGGAGCTCGGTAAAGGGATACACGAGTACGTTCAGCTGAAGATCGATTTGGAGGAGGAGAAGATACATTTAGTCACTGCTTGCGATATCTCCTTGGACAAACTGCCGACGAAAGTTCCCTCGGACTCTGCCAGATACCATCTTTATAATTTTAAGCACACCCACGAAGGGGATTACATGGAATGTATAG TTTTTATATATAGTATGCCAGGATATAGCTGTAGCATCAAAGAGAGAATGTTGTATTCGTCGTGTAAAGCGCCGCTTCTAGACCTCATTCACTCGCTCGAAGTGGGCATAACGAAAAAA TTGGAAGTAAATAGCGGCGAGGAGTTGGCAGACATGTTGGAAGATCCTCCAACCGTTAAAGAAACTGCTGCGATAACTCCTGCAACTCCGTCAACGCCCTATGCCCCTACTCAGTCTATACCCGAGAAAAAGTCGAAGGAGAAGCGATCTTGTGTGTTGAGTTAA
- the LOC143376857 gene encoding toll-interacting protein B, with protein METEGRPHLYEEWKKRVFLGPLPQGFLRLEERNAQQQQEAADQQAALALHQLQMQNMPAMHEPHVGRLSITIVQAKLVKNYGMTRMDPYVRLRVGHAVYETHTCSNGAKNPHWNKVIQCRLPPGVMQIYIEVYDEYSFVMDELIAWGHIDIPPQVLQNGETHEDWYMLSGKQGDNQEGMINLVFSYTTKCHPYMSAPPIMMVPSSTMFGMTPYAPVNVYTAPPAAPIPVPSSMPDAEVELKQISEMFPDVDKEVIKSVYDANNGKKDVTINSLLQMCE; from the exons ATGGAGACCGAGGGACGGCCTCATTTATATGAGGAGTGGAAGAAACGG GTGTTCCTGGGACCGCTACCCCAAGGGTTCCTCAGACTGGAGGAGCGCAACGCGCAGCAGCAGCAGGAGGCTGCGGACCAGCAAGCCGCCCTGGCGCTCCATCAGCTGCAGATGCAAAACATGCCGGCGATGCACGAGCCACACGTTGGCAGACTTAGCATAACGATCGTTCAG GCTAAACTAGTGAAGAACTATGGAATGACGAGGATGGATCCCTACGTCAGATTGAGAGTCGGTCATGCTGTGTACGAGACACACACTTGCTCGAACGGGGCGAAGAATCCACATTGGAACAAAGTCATTCAGTG CCGCTTGCCGCCGGGAgttatgcaaatatatatagAAGTCTATGACGAGTATTCCTTCGTGATGGACGAGTTGATCGCGTGGGGCCACATAGATATTCCGCCACAGGTCCTCCAGAACGGAGAGACGCACGAAGATTGGTACATGCTTAGTGGGAAACAAGGGGACAATCAGGAAGGCATGATCAATCTAGTTTTCAGTTACACG ACAAAGTGTCATCCGTACATGAGCGCACCACCGATTATGATGGTTCCTTCCTCGACGATGTTTGGAATGACGCCGTACGCGCCTGTGAATGTTTATACAGCACCGCCAGCGGCCCCGATACCTGTTCCCAGTTCTATGCCAGACGCTGAAGTCGAATTGAAACAG ATTTCAGAAATGTTCCCCGACGTGGACAAGGAGGTAATTAAGTCAGTTTACGATGCGAATAATGGGAAAAAGGATGTAACTATTAATTCATTGCTCCAGATGTGTGAATAA